One segment of Bacteroidota bacterium DNA contains the following:
- a CDS encoding phage holin family protein, which produces MLFPLQLSLAGEFFIEAMEDIKPKLDTLVDHIRAYINNRIEIARLMAIEKGALVISNVVSTFVLGLLFLFFIIFISITIAFVLSLLIGINYIGFLIVSVIYLLAALLLLWRRDKWMIEPISNVFIRSVMQDNNKKHD; this is translated from the coding sequence TAGAAGCTATGGAAGACATAAAACCTAAATTGGATACTCTGGTTGACCATATTAGAGCATACATAAACAATCGAATTGAAATTGCCAGACTAATGGCAATCGAGAAAGGGGCACTTGTAATTTCAAATGTTGTTTCCACTTTTGTTCTTGGCCTATTGTTTCTGTTTTTTATTATTTTTATTAGTATCACAATTGCCTTTGTGCTTTCTTTATTGATAGGAATTAATTACATAGGCTTTTTAATTGTTTCTGTAATTTATTTGCTGGCGGCTTTATTGTTGCTTTGGCGAAGAGATAAATGGATGATTGAACCCATTTCTAATGTGTTTATTAGGTCTGTTATGCAAGATAATAACAAAAAACATGATTAG
- a CDS encoding OmpA family protein has protein sequence MKTHLIFIFLFQLFFFPLKAGEINVNRQTLILKTGGNKSTTVSFLQKEAPPLDESKLFFHSSTPNVLYNIKSNRDVKGIALLGSEKVNMSKLKHRLFNFCQDTFDITAQSNPPFISFQNKEFMANNIYYDLDKCEIRIEAAIELDKIALIMIDNQEIRVEMGAHTDSRASDEYNFCLSQKRAKAALDYLVCKGVNKEKISAIGYGKTKLINDCSQPNSCSELEHQANRRIEIKLIFEQVLPVKYTKNETILGSEEL, from the coding sequence TTGAAAACGCACCTCATATTCATATTTTTATTTCAGTTGTTTTTTTTTCCACTAAAAGCTGGTGAGATCAATGTAAACAGACAAACCTTGATTCTGAAAACAGGTGGCAATAAATCAACTACAGTTTCTTTTTTACAAAAAGAAGCTCCTCCATTGGATGAGAGTAAACTGTTTTTTCATTCTTCAACCCCAAATGTATTATACAATATTAAATCCAACAGGGATGTCAAAGGCATTGCTTTGTTGGGCAGTGAAAAAGTTAATATGTCAAAATTAAAACACCGACTTTTTAATTTTTGCCAGGACACTTTTGATATCACAGCTCAATCAAATCCTCCATTCATTTCCTTTCAAAACAAGGAATTCATGGCAAACAATATTTATTATGATTTAGATAAATGCGAAATTAGGATTGAAGCGGCAATCGAATTGGATAAAATTGCTTTAATCATGATTGATAACCAAGAAATCAGGGTAGAAATGGGAGCCCATACAGATTCAAGGGCAAGTGATGAATACAACTTTTGCTTGTCTCAAAAAAGAGCGAAGGCAGCATTGGATTATTTAGTGTGCAAGGGTGTTAACAAAGAGAAAATAAGTGCCATTGGTTATGGCAAAACCAAACTTATAAATGATTGCAGCCAACCAAATAGTTGTTCTGAATTAGAGCATCAGGCGAATAGAAGAATAGAAATAAAACTGATTTTTGAACAGGTATTGCCAGTGAAATACACTAAAAATGAAACAATACTGGGATCTGAAGAATTGTAA
- a CDS encoding YtxH domain-containing protein, with protein sequence MKIGRIFVALLSGLATGVIYGILYAPGKGSETRKRISESSKKLAVDGVDAVKELGQKITHFSHLGNGHNGHEKNE encoded by the coding sequence ATGAAAATAGGAAGAATATTTGTTGCTTTACTTTCTGGACTTGCAACCGGTGTTATATATGGCATATTATATGCACCAGGGAAAGGATCCGAAACACGTAAAAGGATTTCTGAATCATCCAAAAAACTGGCTGTGGATGGAGTGGATGCAGTAAAAGAATTAGGCCAAAAAATCACACATTTTTCTCATTTGGGAAATGGACATAATGGCCATGAGAAAAATGAATAA
- a CDS encoding S41 family peptidase: MKKRVLILLFFCTTTGCEKILIPPDPVDSQENNFEFFWNSFDEKYANFSYKNIDWDSIYTIYRPRVNNSIHDTILFNLFTEIMVKLEDGHITISSPFRSVYWGWFLKAPKNFNREVLLDNYLKNYLTTGPLIYTIIDSTGYIYYGNLSESVQPEHLDIVMKYLNNTKGLIVDIRNNPGGEVLSAERVAARFNPQNKLIGYWLFKKGPGHDDFTSPIPYFLTSSGENAYTKPVVLLVNRMCFSAANDLTLMFKALPQVTIMGDTTGGGGGIPMHTEMPNGWIIGFPTTRTLSLEKENVENGIAPHVLVYINEQEEKNGKDPILETALLKLK, encoded by the coding sequence ATGAAAAAACGAGTGCTTATTCTGCTGTTTTTTTGTACAACAACAGGTTGCGAAAAAATACTGATTCCGCCTGATCCTGTTGATTCACAAGAGAATAATTTTGAATTTTTCTGGAATTCTTTTGATGAGAAATATGCCAATTTTTCATACAAAAACATTGATTGGGATTCTATTTATACAATTTATCGCCCAAGGGTTAATAATTCCATTCATGACACAATTCTCTTTAACCTATTTACAGAGATAATGGTTAAATTAGAGGATGGCCATATAACCATTTCATCTCCTTTTAGGAGTGTTTATTGGGGATGGTTTTTAAAAGCACCCAAAAATTTCAATAGGGAAGTTTTACTGGATAATTACCTTAAAAATTATTTAACAACAGGTCCGTTAATCTACACTATAATTGATTCAACAGGGTATATTTATTATGGGAATTTATCGGAATCTGTGCAACCAGAGCATCTTGATATAGTAATGAAATATTTAAATAACACAAAAGGCCTTATTGTGGATATAAGGAACAATCCAGGAGGGGAGGTGTTAAGTGCAGAAAGAGTAGCTGCGCGATTTAACCCTCAAAACAAACTTATAGGTTATTGGCTGTTTAAAAAAGGTCCGGGACATGATGATTTCACTTCACCAATTCCTTACTTTCTCACCTCTTCTGGAGAAAATGCCTATACCAAACCTGTTGTTTTATTAGTGAATAGGATGTGTTTTAGTGCTGCCAATGATCTTACTTTAATGTTTAAAGCCCTGCCTCAAGTCACTATTATGGGCGACACTACTGGAGGTGGAGGAGGAATACCAATGCATACTGAAATGCCTAATGGTTGGATTATTGGTTTTCCAACTACCCGCACACTTTCTCTTGAAAAAGAAAATGTGGAAAATGGAATTGCACCCCATGTTTTAGTTTACATTAATGAACAAGAGGAAAAAAACGGAAAAGATCCTATTTTGGAAACTGCCCTTTTAAAATTAAAATAA
- a CDS encoding rRNA methyltransferase, which translates to MEKEQTYPVEFLLRMELLLGDEYPEFLKALDQPAPVSVRVNPYKNNELFVNSERIPWCKDGYYLATRPVFTIDPVFQAGGYYVQEASSMFLEQVITHLELKQRNITVLDLSAAPGGKSTHLLSLLSKESLLVANEVIKSRVSVLEENIVKWGCSNFVITNNDPSDFTELTGFFDVILVDAPCSGEGMFRKDKQASKHWNPSNVDLCVSRQNRIINDILPALKPDGYLIYSTCTWNEQENENNIKNIVGSNDLSSVRIPLQKQWGVVETKTDVDNELIYSYRFYPHKLNGEGFFISCLKKAGINDEVYGKKIKKSQIPFASVKDKNVIAKWLTYPDNFEFLIINEQLFAIKKTYFENFLQLKGSLYLKSAGLNMGKVIRDELIPSHDLALSVEIASDVPFIELDLKQAIDYLRKVDIVLETSTMQGWVIVKYKGLSLGWVKVLKNRINNYFPKELRIRMQV; encoded by the coding sequence ATGGAAAAGGAACAAACGTATCCAGTTGAATTTTTACTGCGAATGGAGTTGTTGTTGGGAGATGAATATCCTGAATTTTTAAAGGCATTAGACCAACCTGCACCTGTTTCGGTGAGGGTAAACCCCTATAAAAACAATGAATTATTTGTGAATTCAGAAAGGATACCTTGGTGTAAAGATGGATATTATCTGGCAACAAGGCCCGTTTTTACAATTGATCCTGTTTTTCAGGCTGGGGGCTATTATGTTCAGGAGGCATCCTCTATGTTTTTGGAACAGGTAATAACGCATCTTGAATTAAAGCAAAGAAATATAACAGTTCTTGATTTAAGTGCAGCCCCAGGAGGCAAAAGCACTCATCTTCTTTCATTGTTGTCAAAAGAAAGTTTGTTGGTTGCTAATGAAGTAATCAAATCAAGGGTTAGTGTGCTTGAAGAAAATATTGTAAAGTGGGGATGTAGTAATTTCGTTATTACCAATAATGACCCTTCAGATTTCACTGAATTAACAGGCTTTTTTGATGTTATTTTGGTTGATGCCCCTTGTTCAGGTGAAGGAATGTTCAGAAAGGATAAACAGGCATCCAAACATTGGAATCCCTCTAATGTTGATTTATGTGTTTCCAGGCAAAATAGGATAATCAATGATATTTTACCTGCATTAAAACCAGACGGATATTTAATTTACAGTACTTGTACCTGGAATGAGCAGGAAAATGAAAACAACATCAAGAACATTGTAGGCTCCAATGATCTTTCTTCTGTTCGGATACCCCTTCAAAAACAATGGGGAGTTGTGGAAACTAAAACAGATGTGGATAATGAATTAATTTATTCTTACCGGTTTTATCCACATAAATTAAATGGGGAAGGATTTTTTATTTCCTGTCTTAAAAAAGCAGGAATAAATGATGAGGTTTATGGAAAGAAAATAAAAAAATCGCAAATTCCATTCGCTTCGGTAAAAGATAAAAATGTGATAGCAAAGTGGCTAACTTACCCAGATAATTTTGAATTCCTGATAATCAATGAACAACTCTTTGCAATAAAGAAAACGTACTTTGAAAATTTTTTGCAATTAAAGGGAAGTTTGTATTTGAAATCTGCAGGATTGAATATGGGCAAAGTAATAAGGGATGAGCTAATACCATCTCATGATTTAGCTTTAAGTGTTGAAATCGCAAGTGATGTTCCCTTTATTGAACTTGATTTGAAACAAGCAATCGATTATTTAAGAAAAGTGGATATAGTTCTTGAAACTTCAACTATGCAGGGATGGGTAATTGTTAAATATAAGGGCTTGAGCTTGGGATGGGTAAAAGTACTCAAGAACAGGATAAACAATTATTTCCCAAAAGAGTTAAGAATAAGGATGCAGGTTTAA
- a CDS encoding site-2 protease family protein encodes MKWSLNLGKIAGIKLFVHWTFILLLGFIIYRSMSIGLDLTETLWFLLFVLVVFICVVLHELGHALTARRYNIITKDIILLPIGGLARLERMPDKPGQELKITIAGPLVNVAIAILLYGIISVSGIGWINQPEDLAAIGSHNFLYMLLFVNVILAVFNMIPAFPMDGGRVLRALLSYKYPRHIATQFAATLGKILSIGFVILGLFYNPFLIIIGIFIFLGAQAEADFTLARSFLSGYKVKDLIMHHYNKLSPTAPLSKAVELLLDGQGKDFLITENEKVVGTLSRNEIIQALAEKELDISVGLIMNPNIKFLKSETSLDQMYQEVQQNNTSLMPVMEDGILLGVVDTDNILEFIMIKEAEERKKVLRN; translated from the coding sequence ATGAAATGGTCATTAAATCTGGGAAAAATAGCAGGAATCAAACTTTTTGTACACTGGACATTTATACTACTTTTAGGATTTATTATTTACAGAAGTATGTCCATAGGCTTGGACTTAACTGAAACACTGTGGTTTTTACTCTTTGTGCTTGTCGTTTTCATTTGTGTAGTCCTTCATGAACTAGGACATGCGCTTACAGCAAGGAGATACAACATTATTACCAAGGATATTATTCTTTTACCCATTGGTGGACTTGCCCGGCTTGAGAGAATGCCTGATAAGCCTGGCCAAGAACTTAAAATTACAATTGCAGGGCCACTAGTTAATGTGGCAATAGCAATTCTACTTTATGGAATAATTTCCGTTTCTGGGATAGGTTGGATAAACCAACCCGAGGATTTGGCAGCCATTGGCAGTCATAATTTTCTTTATATGTTGTTGTTTGTAAATGTTATTCTTGCCGTTTTCAATATGATTCCTGCTTTCCCAATGGATGGAGGACGGGTTTTAAGGGCACTATTATCCTATAAATATCCCCGTCATATTGCAACCCAATTTGCTGCAACGCTAGGGAAAATACTGTCAATAGGATTTGTTATTTTAGGTTTGTTCTATAATCCTTTCTTAATAATCATTGGAATTTTCATCTTCCTTGGAGCACAAGCTGAAGCAGATTTTACACTTGCCAGGTCCTTTCTCTCTGGTTATAAGGTAAAGGATCTCATCATGCATCATTACAATAAACTTAGCCCAACTGCACCCCTTTCTAAAGCCGTTGAATTACTTTTAGATGGCCAGGGAAAAGATTTCTTAATTACCGAAAATGAAAAAGTGGTTGGAACTTTAAGCAGAAATGAAATAATTCAAGCCCTTGCAGAAAAAGAACTCGATATTTCTGTAGGATTAATCATGAATCCAAACATTAAATTTCTAAAATCCGAAACCTCCCTTGATCAAATGTACCAGGAAGTACAGCAGAATAACACAAGCTTAATGCCGGTTATGGAGGATGGAATTTTACTTGGCGTTGTGGATACTGATAATATCTTGGAATTTATTATGATAAAGGAAGCCGAAGAAAGAAAAAAAGTATTGAGAAATTAA
- a CDS encoding universal stress protein, producing the protein MFKILIPTDFSPAANIALQYAMSISGHFESLNIILFHCIDTSDLSSGFLHKIQDVLLWEAEAEIKKIANDIIGEVQAGTSIEYDVVFGNIVEQITNKASENKIDLIVMGTKGAGGIQQALFGTITSTILKKINDYPLIVVPERAPIRPITNIVYATDLADLPGEAALTIAFGKLFNAHIDILHVTDNPEKQIKYDTIKETENLVKKFTYPKLCFHIAFNLEVIDEIENFLISHKTEMIAMFSRRKTKFEKLFDKSFTKEMAFHTHTPLLVIPYDLVLKESQVL; encoded by the coding sequence ATGTTTAAAATACTTATCCCAACGGACTTTTCACCTGCTGCAAACATTGCATTACAATACGCAATGTCTATTTCCGGTCATTTCGAATCGTTAAACATCATACTATTTCATTGTATTGACACGAGCGATTTAAGCAGTGGTTTTTTACATAAAATCCAAGATGTATTGTTATGGGAAGCAGAGGCCGAAATTAAAAAGATTGCCAATGATATAATTGGTGAAGTTCAAGCCGGAACAAGCATTGAATATGATGTGGTATTTGGAAATATTGTAGAACAAATAACCAATAAAGCTTCTGAAAATAAAATTGATCTTATTGTAATGGGCACTAAAGGAGCGGGAGGAATTCAGCAAGCACTTTTTGGCACCATAACTTCAACCATTTTGAAAAAGATCAATGATTACCCATTAATTGTAGTTCCTGAACGTGCTCCAATTCGACCCATCACCAACATTGTATATGCAACTGATCTTGCTGATTTGCCTGGTGAGGCCGCTTTGACAATTGCTTTCGGAAAATTGTTCAATGCGCATATTGACATATTGCATGTAACTGATAATCCTGAAAAACAAATAAAATATGATACCATTAAGGAGACAGAAAACCTTGTAAAAAAGTTCACGTATCCCAAATTATGCTTCCACATTGCCTTCAACCTTGAGGTTATTGATGAGATAGAGAATTTTTTAATTAGCCATAAAACAGAAATGATTGCAATGTTCTCCAGGAGAAAAACTAAGTTTGAGAAACTATTTGACAAGAGTTTTACAAAAGAAATGGCATTTCACACCCATACTCCCCTGCTTGTTATTCCTTATGACTTAGTTTTAAAAGAAAGCCAGGTTCTTTAA
- a CDS encoding universal stress protein — protein sequence MKPILLPTDFSENAANAIRYGLNIAKITKASVIFFHVNHVPVIAPNTPVGVYDTLIRTEEEQQLESLYRIRDTMFAELGINAEEISAQCIVKLGFAVDEINAVAKEHNAGLIVMGTQGASGLQKVFIGTNAASVIKNSECAVLSIPSTVHYKKIEKIVLATDYHLSKDAKSHAPLLEIALLFNAEVLILNIKRQMEEVPTFDQALEGLKIENVFKSVNHSFHFSESDDVIEGIENFVKHSNADVLAMLPHKKSIFELLFKKSHTEEIAYHANIALLTLPESN from the coding sequence ATGAAACCAATTCTTTTACCAACAGATTTTTCTGAAAACGCGGCTAATGCCATAAGGTATGGTCTGAATATTGCCAAAATTACCAAAGCCAGTGTAATTTTCTTTCATGTGAATCATGTGCCGGTAATTGCGCCAAATACGCCAGTTGGAGTATATGATACTTTAATACGTACAGAGGAGGAGCAACAATTGGAATCTCTTTATAGAATTAGGGATACTATGTTTGCTGAATTAGGAATAAATGCAGAAGAAATTTCTGCCCAATGCATAGTAAAATTAGGTTTTGCTGTTGACGAGATAAATGCAGTTGCTAAAGAACACAATGCAGGATTAATAGTAATGGGAACCCAGGGTGCATCAGGATTGCAAAAGGTTTTCATAGGAACCAACGCAGCAAGCGTAATTAAAAACAGTGAATGTGCGGTGCTTTCAATCCCCTCAACAGTACACTATAAAAAAATCGAAAAAATAGTGCTTGCTACTGATTATCACCTTTCAAAAGATGCAAAATCGCATGCCCCTTTGCTTGAAATCGCTTTGTTATTTAATGCTGAAGTTCTTATTTTAAATATAAAACGACAAATGGAGGAAGTGCCAACTTTTGATCAAGCTTTAGAGGGATTAAAAATTGAAAATGTCTTCAAGAGTGTGAATCATAGTTTTCATTTTTCTGAAAGCGATGATGTAATTGAAGGAATTGAGAATTTTGTAAAACATTCCAATGCAGATGTTCTTGCTATGTTGCCGCATAAAAAATCCATTTTTGAACTTTTATTCAAAAAAAGCCATACAGAGGAAATAGCTTACCATGCTAATATTGCATTGCTTACACTGCCTGAATCAAACTAA
- a CDS encoding thymidine kinase, with protein MILEIPEKEHSRKGSIEVICGSMFSGKTEELIRRLKRARFAKQKVEIFKPTIDTRYDETQVVSHDSNFIHSTPVPSSSNILLLASDVEVVGIDEAQFFDHGLVDVCNHLANQGIRVIVAGLDMDYTGKPFGPIPALLAIAEHVTKVHAICMNCGNLANHSFRINSDEKLVLLGETNNYEALCRFCFRNSKNTKA; from the coding sequence ATGATTTTGGAAATTCCCGAAAAAGAGCATTCAAGAAAAGGGAGTATTGAAGTAATTTGTGGCTCTATGTTTTCTGGAAAAACCGAAGAATTAATCAGAAGACTAAAGCGGGCGAGGTTTGCCAAACAAAAAGTGGAAATTTTCAAACCTACCATTGATACACGATACGATGAAACCCAGGTGGTTTCTCATGATTCGAATTTTATACATTCCACCCCGGTCCCTTCATCATCCAATATTCTCTTATTGGCCTCTGATGTTGAAGTAGTGGGCATTGATGAGGCTCAGTTCTTTGATCATGGGCTGGTAGATGTTTGCAATCATTTGGCAAATCAAGGAATACGGGTAATTGTGGCAGGATTGGATATGGATTATACTGGCAAGCCTTTTGGGCCAATCCCTGCATTGCTTGCTATTGCAGAACATGTTACAAAGGTACATGCAATTTGCATGAATTGTGGCAACCTGGCAAATCATTCCTTTCGGATTAATTCAGATGAAAAACTAGTTTTATTGGGAGAAACCAACAATTATGAAGCGCTCTGCAGATTTTGTTTTCGAAACTCAAAAAACACTAAAGCATAA
- a CDS encoding M28 family peptidase yields MKIVITFLVFSSCSFAINAQDLGYAKKLVNILAAPDMFGRGYVSNGDKIAADFIKNEFVKLDLLSFNEDYFQSFSLEVNTFPTKLSFSANDKMLIPGKDFLVLPFSGTDTGTYKTIYFDTKIWNNKRKLERFKKSNLSDKYIILDDSNAASEIEKEVFKSALTNPFKAKGIIKLTDNKLTWSVSQTEAEYVAFEVLRTEFPSKTKKIDVHVENKYYTDYSSQNVIGYIKGNSKPDSFIVFTAHYDHLGHMGKNTYFPGANDNASGIAVITDLASHYSRNPSAYSIVFIAFSAEEAGLIGSRYYTQNPLFPLSNIRFLINLDLLGNGEQGITVVNGSEYKEEFLLLNKINDRNNYLTKINERGKAANSDHYYFSEKGVRCFFIYTLGENKAYHDINDKAENVKFPAYDEIFRLLTDFTGSLTSSPEHK; encoded by the coding sequence ATGAAAATCGTTATCACCTTTCTTGTTTTTTCAAGTTGTAGTTTTGCAATAAATGCACAGGATCTGGGCTACGCTAAGAAGTTGGTAAATATTTTAGCAGCTCCGGACATGTTTGGGAGAGGATATGTTTCTAATGGCGATAAAATTGCAGCCGATTTTATAAAAAACGAGTTCGTTAAACTTGATTTGTTATCCTTTAATGAGGACTATTTTCAATCCTTTTCACTTGAAGTAAACACATTTCCCACAAAGCTGAGTTTTTCGGCTAATGATAAAATGTTAATTCCTGGTAAAGATTTTCTTGTCCTTCCTTTTTCTGGAACTGATACCGGAACATACAAAACAATTTATTTCGATACTAAAATATGGAATAACAAAAGAAAATTGGAAAGATTTAAAAAGTCAAATTTATCTGATAAGTATATAATTCTCGATGATTCAAATGCTGCTTCAGAAATAGAAAAGGAAGTTTTTAAATCTGCTTTAACTAATCCTTTTAAGGCAAAAGGAATTATTAAACTAACTGATAACAAACTTACCTGGAGTGTTTCTCAAACGGAAGCGGAGTACGTTGCTTTTGAGGTTTTAAGAACTGAGTTTCCATCAAAAACAAAGAAAATAGATGTTCATGTCGAAAACAAATATTATACTGATTATAGCTCTCAAAATGTAATAGGTTACATTAAAGGAAATTCTAAACCAGATTCATTCATTGTGTTTACTGCTCATTATGATCATTTAGGGCATATGGGAAAAAACACGTATTTCCCGGGAGCAAATGATAATGCAAGCGGAATTGCTGTTATTACAGACCTTGCTTCACATTATTCCCGGAATCCATCTGCTTATTCTATTGTTTTTATTGCATTTTCAGCCGAGGAAGCTGGGTTAATCGGATCCAGGTATTACACACAAAACCCATTATTTCCATTAAGTAATATTAGATTTTTAATTAACCTGGATCTTTTGGGTAATGGTGAACAAGGAATTACAGTAGTAAATGGAAGTGAATACAAAGAAGAGTTTTTGCTTTTAAACAAAATTAATGACAGAAATAATTATCTGACTAAAATTAATGAAAGAGGAAAAGCTGCAAACAGTGACCATTATTATTTTTCGGAAAAAGGCGTGAGGTGTTTTTTTATTTATACTTTAGGCGAAAATAAAGCATATCATGATATAAATGACAAGGCGGAAAATGTTAAATTTCCGGCTTATGATGAAATTTTCCGCTTGTTAACTGATTTTACAGGCTCTTTAACATCCAGTCCTGAGCACAAATAA
- the rsmI gene encoding 16S rRNA (cytidine(1402)-2'-O)-methyltransferase → MAKLYLVPTPIGNLEDITLRAIRILKEVDVVLAEDTRTSGFLLKHFNIEKKIFSHHQHNEHKTVALIAERISNGQSVALVSDAGTPGISDPGFLLVRECLKNNIEVECLPGPVAFIPALINSGLASDRFCFEGFLPHKKGKQTKIQNLKEEERTMIFYESPYRLIKTLQQFAEAFGPERQASVSRELTKKFEQTVRGSLEQVIKSFETGTVKGEIVIVVAGKKKEKDDINSPD, encoded by the coding sequence ATGGCAAAACTTTACCTTGTTCCAACACCAATTGGCAATCTTGAAGATATTACACTTAGAGCGATAAGGATATTGAAAGAGGTTGATGTGGTTTTGGCTGAAGATACACGTACATCGGGCTTTTTGCTGAAACATTTTAACATTGAAAAGAAAATATTTTCCCATCATCAGCATAATGAGCATAAAACTGTTGCCTTAATTGCTGAACGAATTTCCAATGGACAATCAGTAGCTTTGGTGTCTGATGCAGGCACTCCAGGAATCTCTGATCCGGGTTTTCTTTTAGTGAGAGAATGCTTGAAAAATAATATTGAGGTAGAGTGTTTGCCTGGGCCAGTTGCATTTATACCTGCCTTAATCAATTCAGGTTTGGCTTCTGATAGGTTTTGCTTTGAAGGTTTTCTTCCCCATAAAAAAGGCAAACAAACAAAAATTCAAAATTTAAAGGAGGAAGAAAGAACTATGATCTTTTATGAATCTCCCTATAGATTGATTAAGACTTTACAACAATTCGCAGAAGCATTTGGACCAGAAAGGCAAGCTTCAGTATCCAGGGAATTAACTAAAAAGTTTGAACAAACAGTTCGAGGATCTCTTGAGCAAGTAATTAAGTCATTTGAAACAGGCACGGTGAAAGGAGAAATTGTTATTGTTGTTGCAGGAAAAAAGAAAGAAAAAGATGATATCAATAGTCCTGATTAA
- a CDS encoding zinc-binding dehydrogenase codes for MISIVLIKTGNAHEAFKFLEKPIPKPNENEILIKTQVSGLNFADVLARNGLYKDAPALPSVLGYEVVGFVESYGKLVTGFSKGDRVVAFTRFGGYAEYAVTDYKVAVVIPKEMDSGKAAALATQYCTAYYGAYELVNLFPGDRVLIHAAAGGVGTALVQLAKAKGCIVFGTAGSNEKMEYLKGLGVDYPINYNKEDFAEVIIKVLGAQRIDVVFDSVGGSVFSKSLKLLSHGGKIVCYGAAQRLGGVWGMLSTLKLIFDYGFILPIILLMTSKSVIGLNMLRIADCKPEIIQRCLANLLDLYKSKKINPQTATAFPCGEIAKAHDYLQSRRSTGKIIIEWNK; via the coding sequence ATGATATCAATAGTCCTGATTAAGACAGGAAATGCACATGAGGCTTTTAAATTCCTAGAGAAGCCTATTCCCAAGCCAAATGAAAACGAAATTTTAATTAAAACCCAGGTTTCAGGTTTAAATTTTGCTGATGTTTTGGCTCGAAATGGTTTATACAAAGACGCGCCAGCACTTCCTTCTGTTTTAGGTTATGAAGTTGTAGGATTTGTTGAATCCTATGGCAAATTAGTGACTGGCTTTTCAAAAGGCGATAGGGTTGTTGCATTTACAAGGTTTGGTGGTTATGCAGAATATGCTGTAACTGATTATAAAGTTGCTGTAGTTATACCGAAAGAAATGGATTCGGGAAAGGCAGCAGCTCTTGCAACCCAATATTGTACTGCCTATTACGGAGCGTATGAACTTGTTAATCTTTTTCCAGGTGATCGCGTTCTAATCCATGCAGCAGCTGGAGGGGTAGGGACTGCCCTGGTGCAGCTGGCAAAAGCAAAGGGATGTATTGTTTTTGGCACTGCAGGCTCGAATGAAAAAATGGAGTATTTAAAAGGCCTGGGTGTAGATTATCCCATCAATTACAACAAAGAAGATTTTGCAGAAGTAATAATTAAAGTATTAGGAGCGCAAAGGATAGATGTAGTTTTTGATTCAGTTGGAGGTAGTGTTTTTAGTAAGAGTTTAAAACTTCTTTCACATGGAGGAAAAATTGTATGCTATGGTGCTGCACAACGCCTGGGTGGAGTTTGGGGCATGCTTTCAACCTTAAAACTTATATTTGATTATGGATTTATTCTCCCAATTATACTTTTAATGACATCAAAAAGTGTAATTGGATTAAATATGCTTAGGATTGCTGATTGTAAACCAGAAATAATTCAACGTTGTTTGGCAAATCTCCTTGATCTATATAAATCAAAAAAAATAAATCCTCAAACTGCAACTGCTTTTCCTTGCGGTGAAATTGCCAAAGCCCATGATTACCTTCAAAGCAGAAGATCTACCGGAAAGATTATCATTGAATGGAATAAATAA